One Salvelinus alpinus chromosome 9, SLU_Salpinus.1, whole genome shotgun sequence genomic window, GAAGCCCACCTGGGAACAAGGACCACAATGGAAGTAAGTCTACTGTTGACTCTGTGTTTTTATCCTCAATTATTTTTTGTGTGCATCATTGTACTCACATGGCTGGGGAAACTCTATATGCATTTtaaatgtatcaaatcaaattaattCAAATCACCTCCGCCAGGAGCAAAGGCAGGAGGGACAGCCTGCGCCACAGCCCCCTCCAGGCAAGGTAGGGCAGCCAGCGCTCGGTCACCGACAGCCCACTGAAGTACACGTCCAGCAAGGGGTCGCAGATCAGCTGGCTGAAGAAACATGACAGGGCGAAGGGGTTGGTGGTGATGCCCAGCGCCTTGAAGAACAGCACCGCGGTGATGATGGAGAAGCAGACCAGGTTGGGCAGGGCCAGGAGAGCCTTCATGCGCAGGGCCACCATCAGAGTAGCCAGGGCCACCACTAGCACCACTACACTCATGGACTTCTGGATGAATAAGACAGTACTGGCGATGGCAAAGCCTGCCAGCTCTAGGGCCTCTGCTGAGGTGAGGAAGGCAGGGCGGTACCTGGTGCAGCCGCACATCCTCTCCAGCAGAGCCCACAGCGTCCTCAAGACAACACTGGCCAGCAGGAGGTAGTTGGTGGCTTGCTCTTTGATGTTGCTCTCCAGAGTGGGGTTGTTGAGGAAACACAGGAGGCCAAGCAGGAAGCCAAACCACAGGTGGAGGAGGCTCAGGCTGACTTTTTCCATGCTGAAGTAATAGTACAGTATGCTTGCTATCCCGAGGACAAACAGGGCCAGAACAAATATGATGAGGATCATGGGTTCCTCAGTCTTCTCCCATCGCACATAGAGCCCCAGGCAGAGAGCCACCAGCAGGTTCAGACCAGACAGGTAGCCCAGACATCTGACAGAGGACCACATGTTAACCTCTCCGTTGACCTCCTCCAGTCTGGTCATCGCTGCATGCAGACAGTGACTGACACAGTACCGTAAGCGACACATTTTGATATGTAGGAGTAGCTAACAGTTAGTTACAGCTGGTAACGTTATTAGTTAACAGTTCAGAGGCAATTAAAACCTTTCCATGAAGCTAACTTAGCTAGATTGCAAGACTATGGCGAAAAAAGTCACTCACTAGCTAGCCACCTTGAACTAACAGAGCAGCAAACTTTGAGCTAGTGATAGGTAGtctaagctagctaacgttagctagaagttactagctacttagctagtttttgctagttagctagctacatggtttttgctagttagctagctacatgattTGTCggtagctagcttgcagttgtaCGACTTGCAGATGGTACGCTTGATTACATGGTCCGTTTGCTGTTTCTCTTCTTTCGTGTGTAAATAGATACGTCTCATACAAACCTAGCTAGCCCAAATTAATTTATTTCACTTGAAGGAGCAGGAGacaaaaatacttattttccacttCGAAAACTTTTCGGTCAAATGACTGCCGCCATCAAACTAGAACGGCGACTACGTCACTACGGCAAATCAGTAGTACAAAGTGGCGGAGAGGAAAGTCGAAGTATGGAAATTCATAAAGTGTGATGACTAATCAATAAATCTAGACGTACTGTAAATGAGGCTATTCCACTGAATATTACAATTACTTTATCAATATAGGTTAAACCATACTACACATTGATATACTTATGCCCTAACTAACATGATCAACACCTAGTCAGCAGATTGTAACGGGCTAATGTGATGCTCAATTAGCCGTTACAGGACAGGGTATGGCCAACGAAGAGGGTATGGCCAAGGTTGGTCTAAAATTCTCTGCTACGCCAAACAGTACGTTTGGGTAGCAGAGAATTTTAGACCAACCTTGGCCATACCCTCTTCGTTCGAGTCACCCAGACATGTATCTTCTAGAATGTTGGTGTCCAGTTGCAGGTGGTTCCCTTGCATTTAGAAAATGTTCCAgtattaaaataaatacaaatgttgtAATCCAACAATGCATATACCACTATCTTGTCTACTTCATATCTTCTCTCATTGATTGAGAAGGTTGAGTCCACCCGAAACTGCCGTTTGTCATGACACTCACTGGTGTCGATCAATGAGAGAAGATTTGAAATAGAAACAGATCGTAGCGTACCCATCATTGGATTACTTCATCAAGCAAAAACATTTTAATAACAGAGGATTTTCTAAATGGAAACGAACCACCTGAAACTGGACATTTTGGAAGATACATGTTTGGCCGAATCGAGAACGAAGATGGTATCGTCAAGTTAAGGTTGGTCGAAAAGTCTGTGCTACGCCAaacagtacctatcctgtaacAGCTAATGAAAGGATTACAGTAACCCGTACAATCTACTAGCTAATCAATACCATGACTCAATTAGTTTACTTCAGTCCTATAGGAAAACAGTGAATGGAAGAGGACACAATAATCACACATGAACACTGCATTTCCATTCATTTataaaagagagaagagggggaaaaGATGCACACATTGTCGAAATCCTTAATACTGAAAATGAAGCTATTCATGCAAGTAATGGAATCTTGGAAGACAGATGAGATGTATTCCTAAATGCTAACTGGTACAATTGACAACGCTCAAGAAAATGAACTAAAATgagaaaatgtattttgtattttctgtTACTAAAGATAAATAGTTGAAAGTACACCAAACATGAACTGACCAGAAAGTTAACAGATTTAGAGCAAATTGAACGCAAAGTAATTATTAATGAAAAATTTTAACAAAATACATTGTTCTTAGGGTAAAACATTGAGCCAATGATACTTTGCAGTTGTAGATGGTAGTAGGTAGCTCATTTGGACAGTTGCACATAAACATTTGGCAAAAGAAGCCCGTTGAATGCTGCCAAGTGaagggagttttccaacacagTATGGCCTGGGGATAAGTAAGAAGGCACCTTTAGGATTACAGGTATCCTGATGTACATCATACTGTTTATACTAATAAGACTATGGTTGTTTGtgtagcatcccaaatggcaccctattccccatatagtgcactagttctgaGCAAGGCCCATaaagaataggatgccatttgggagacCTAATCCTAAATCCCCCATGACAGGAATCACATGACTCATGGCAACTGAGAGATTCATCTACTATTTATGAAATAAAGTGCCACAGACAAGTTCATTACAACACACATCCACACTAAAAAGGGGAACATAAATACCATTCCCCATAAGATACAGTACTTTCAGGATACACCTGGCTATTGCTAAAATGCACTTTGATGGGATCAGAAGTTGCATGACTATTGATGAGACAGCAGGGTATTAGTGCAAAACCTCATTGAGGTGAATCATTTGGAATTGTTTGAGCGCTCATaacaaaataattttaaattgTTCGGAGTTAAAACTTAAGCAGAGTACACATTTAGTACTTTCATGTGTAAAGTGATATAGTCAAAATGTACTTACTGATGCAATGAATGACTCAATATTTGTTGATACTACACCTATACTAGCAACCCATGaatgaaaaaatacaaaatcataCAAAAACAATTCATATTTTTAATTCAGAAATGACTAATGCTAGTCCCATGTAGCTGTTGGTAGAGCGCGGCGCTTGCAGCGCCAGGGttatgggtttgattcccacgggggaccagtatgaaaaaagtattaaaatgtatgcacttactactactgtaagtcgctctggaaaagagcatctgctaaatgacaaaaatgtaaaaatgCTTAAGGCAAATGTTGCTGTCCTCAGATACGATGTAGAGTAAAGGAAGAGAGATGAACAGCAACTGACAGCTAGAGCTGTAGTCTCTTGGTCGACCTGTTTCACTTCAGTGGACATAATAAGATATGTTTTATCTctacatacaccggataggtgcagtgaaatgtgttgttttaaaaAGGGTCAGCCATAATAGTACGGTGCCCCTGGagtaaattagggttaagtgccttgctcaaggacacgtcGACAGAGTGTGAGCAGTCTTCTTTTTTGGAATATGTTACCAGTACCCATAGAGAAGCTACCAGCTACCTATAAAGAAGCAAAGACATTAATGCAGACATATTATTGATCTGATAATGTAGCCTAAATAATATTACAGAAAAAAAAGTGATTACAAACAAGGATGTAATGACAAAAAATGCTAAAACTTCTGGGTTACAACATTGAAGGTAAATTAAGATGAATTAAAACCAGTTTCTTCACACCAGCACAGAAAAGAGAGCAATGACTATTTCACAACTCGTACCATGTTACACAATGAGAAAAACACGGTTAACAGTTTCACATTAGTAAAAGTAGTTACGTACACCTATCTTAAAGTTCTGAAAATGCTACAAATCTATTGTAAAAGAGCCATGAGATCAGCCCAAAAAAATGCTGAATTAAAACGCCATTGTCACACATCGTGTTGGACAAGACACGTGTTCAAAAGGgaacaaatcaaaacattttgGCTGAGGGTACAATGTATTTTTcttaatttaaaaaattaaaatgcACACCAAGAATTAGAGAAAGTCTAGCCTCATCTGACTAACATCTCAATCGCTCCACTCCAACCAAACTTGACAAACCTCTGTGGTATCAGTCCATTTAAGAGGGATTTAAAGTCAGTGGCTTGCTGGTACTGAAGCACATTCACTGTTTAACTACTAAGAAAAAGCCTTTGAAGGAGTAAAGATTGCTTTTCTTCTGTTAGTAGAGTGAGATCAAAGATGGGATAAAAAAACAAGGGGCAGACTTACTCAGTCTCAGTATTCAGCGAccaagtttttatttttaaaaactaCCTTATttactgaagtgtgtgtgtgtgtgtgtgtgtgtattgtgttgaGTGACTAACCATCAAAGATACCGAAAAAATAAACTGACTTCTGTAAACGTCTTTTTCTTTCACTCTGTGCAAACTGCATTGTTTAgttaaggaagaggaggagtgtgaGAAGAATGCAGCAGGTTCATTTGGTAGCGCAGCAGTTGTGTACAGACAGACTGTATCCCTACCCCTTGGGCCTATCCACTCGATGTTGCATGTCTGAAGGCTCTGGATAGGTATAAGTAGTGTGGCGTTAAAGCGTCACCCATATTGCTTCCACGTTACAGATCTGTAAACATTGAAGGGTTATGGCCAAGAGGAGTGGTAGGGATCGAATTGGAACTGgtaaaagagaagaagagagtagcTAGTAGGGTTTTAGCTGGTCTAGCTCAGCTCTGCAGTAGAATGGGGTCCTCCAGCTCGTGTAGGAAGGGCACAGAGCTGCTCTGGCTCTCTCCGCTATCCGAGTCATATGGCGTGTCGGGCAGCTCCATGAAGCCCCACGCCAGCTGGTCGTCCTCGAAGTCGGAGCGCGCCTGAACTGGCACGTCGGTGTAGTCCTCCTCCTCGGGGGATTGGAAGTCCTGAGGGATGTAGAGCATCTCGGGGTAGTTACGGCTGACCAGGTCGCTGGTGGTGGCCAGGGACACCTTGCGGAAGGCGATGAGGTGCATGTGGGAGAACTTGATGTACTTGCAGCGCCTGAAGCCAAGTGACTCCACCGCCACGCGCCAGCTGCGCATCATGAGGGCGTGGCGGTTCTGGTGGGAGGAGTCTGGGGTGATGATGAGCAGCAGGCCGTGCAGTTCCAGCAGCTCGTGGGCCTTCTTGCAGCAGATCCAGCGCTGGTAAGGCGAGGGGAAAtaggagaggagcagggagaagaCCACCACGTGGAAGAGCTGGGCAGGCAGGGCGTCGATGGGGCTACGCAGCTGTCTCAGGAAGGCTTCCACTGTGTCGCCAGCCAGTTGCAGAGGCTGCTGGAGCTGGAGGTTGAGGAAGTCACACTTGTATACACTCTGAGGGGAAAGGGTAGAAACAGATACTTTAGAGTAACACAAGTTGTTCTCATCATGCAGTGGCATTTTAGACCCATATCTAAGACCCACTGTTCTTAATCCATTTAGTTATCAAAATCACTCGATGCTAATATTCTGCCAGTTCCTTCACAGCAGGTCAGGTTTCATTCCCATCAACTGTTGACACTTACTGTCAAGGGACAGCATTGTTCTGTGGTCTGATATTCACACAATGAATATTCCtgacatttttaaaatgtatttaactaggcattttTCCCCGGCAGCAAATTAGTGAGTAAGACAGTAAGAGTCGGGACTTTCTAGCTGGGACCGAGGGAGTGATCACGGACAGTAATAGTACATACCTCGACCGCAGGCACTATGTCAATACCGACTGTGAGGAACTCGTCAAACTTCAGGAAGGGGTTAAAACAGCTGCCAACGTCCAGCAGCCGCATTTTACCAAGCTGGGGGACAGACCTTCAACCAGAGGCGTTAAGTTAGCGTTAAGTCCGACAGAGTAAGAATGCTTAATGATAGCAGTAGCTAATAGAGGTAAGATGTGTCAATATGAACACACAACAGAGCAAAATAGTCAGATAAAAATGGACATGTTTGATTTAACACTGTCACAATACAGTACCTGGGGATAGAGGAGCTATAGGGCTGGTCACTCAGAGCTGTGGCCGACATGGCCATGGCAAGCCTGGcactcttctcatccttctccaaCATTCTTTTCATCCCACCATCCTGAAAATACTCCTGGCAAACACTGGAGAAATAGTCCCGAAACGTCACACATAATGGTATTAATGCCTTACTGTTAAAACAGTGATATGCTAAGAAATAAATAGGGCAAATCCTAACTTTCCATTGGAATCAATGCATGACTAAGTGAAAATTCAACAAGCAGAAGTTAGGATTTACCCCACAGTGTTGATATCGAAAGGGCTGGATGAGTCATCGGAGTAAGCATAGAGCAGTGGAGTTCTGAGCTAGTACAACACAGCCAGAGGGTTATTTACACGGTCTCCTTTTGTgggggactattttacctgcGACACCAGTCGATGCGCCCCTCTCCCTCGCAGGTCTTGGCCCAGTGGTTGTCAGCCAGGTTCCTCATGGCCAGGGCGTATTCACTCAGAGTCTGTTCATCTTCACAGTGCTCTCGCCAGATCTTCTCAAAATCCCCCACTGTGGAAAGATAACAGGCAGCAGGAGGTTGAAACAAAGTTAACAAACCCAACCAAatcacaccatacagtatgacaTACATATAGTAAAACTATTAAGCactgtaggctacatgaaaagtgcccAGACACTGATGCTTTGTTTTCCCATTTCATCACATTGAAATTCTTCATTATAAAATGGCAGGAATTGAGAGTTAGTCCTGTTAGTTTTGTTTCTAAAAATAACACAAGCATAGTACGTACGTAGAGTGCACAATAAGCCAACATGAATGTACCTACTTATAAAGTGTGGCCATTCATTCAAGAGGAATCACAATCGTTCAGCCCTTCTGATGAAAACACCACAGGCTAACACTGCTGACGCAACATTGCTTCAACATTTTCAAAACAGTTACTCGTCATTATGTCTGGCATATCTGAAAACTGGATTTTCAAGATGTCTTCACTTCTGTTCCTAGGTCTATATCTTCACAAATTCCCTGCAGCAGGTCTTCCCAGACGCGCAGCAGAATGTGTGTTTCGAGAGCAAACACGCTGATAAGGAAGAAATCCCATGACCACAGTTTTTTCCCCCTATATCAGATTTGCAGAAATGAAACGACAACAAGACGGGCTGGAATAAACAGCAGTAGTACAAAGCATGATTACTGTGGTAGCAATGCCAAGCAGACCAGATCATGCTTTACTTATTAACCAATCATGGTGTCAGCTGACAGGGTATTTTCAAGAGCATCAGCTAGCCAGTCCTTCTGCTAAAGTGGAAAGGACCTGTTGAATGCtacttttttttattattactttgtGTGATTATTGCAATTACATATCTACAtaccagttgaagtcggaaatttacatacacct contains:
- the samtor gene encoding S-adenosylmethionine sensor upstream of mTORC1 isoform X2 — its product is MGDFEKIWREHCEDEQTLSEYALAMRNLADNHWAKTCEGEGRIDWCRSVCQEYFQDGGMKRMLEKDEKSARLAMAMSATALSDQPYSSSIPRSVPQLGKMRLLDVGSCFNPFLKFDEFLTVGIDIVPAVESVYKCDFLNLQLQQPLQLAGDTVEAFLRQLRSPIDALPAQLFHVVVFSLLLSYFPSPYQRWICCKKAHELLELHGLLLIITPDSSHQNRHALMMRSWRVAVESLGFRRCKYIKFSHMHLIAFRKVSLATTSDLVSRNYPEMLYIPQDFQSPEEEDYTDVPVQARSDFEDDQLAWGFMELPDTPYDSDSGESQSSSVPFLHELEDPILLQS
- the samtor gene encoding S-adenosylmethionine sensor upstream of mTORC1 isoform X1 yields the protein MDPVNNAETGETETELEPCYVLIPKETRCKKKEQEKLSGVVKNVHRKLRRKYREVGDFEKIWREHCEDEQTLSEYALAMRNLADNHWAKTCEGEGRIDWCRSVCQEYFQDGGMKRMLEKDEKSARLAMAMSATALSDQPYSSSIPRSVPQLGKMRLLDVGSCFNPFLKFDEFLTVGIDIVPAVESVYKCDFLNLQLQQPLQLAGDTVEAFLRQLRSPIDALPAQLFHVVVFSLLLSYFPSPYQRWICCKKAHELLELHGLLLIITPDSSHQNRHALMMRSWRVAVESLGFRRCKYIKFSHMHLIAFRKVSLATTSDLVSRNYPEMLYIPQDFQSPEEEDYTDVPVQARSDFEDDQLAWGFMELPDTPYDSDSGESQSSSVPFLHELEDPILLQS